Proteins from a single region of Thamnophis elegans isolate rThaEle1 chromosome 17, rThaEle1.pri, whole genome shotgun sequence:
- the LINGO4 gene encoding leucine-rich repeat and immunoglobulin-like domain-containing nogo receptor-interacting protein 4 encodes MFSGPSSSALPSSWFRVFLGMMAFLVGSGQSCSFRCKCLVEEKVVFCNGRNLTTVPVKIPPDSEFLDLSQNSLRSLHQGMFSRLQALKELDLSYNVISNIEQGAFNGLQKIMTLRLAGNKLKMVPDGVFTGLPNLSVLDLRDNKILVFLDHTFKDLFGLGNLDIRDNPLVLISGQAFRGLHHLRRFTLQKCNFTSLPTEALSHLHHLVELHLNVLDLRVLHNYSFRKLHQLKVLEINQWPSLKIMEPHSLSGLNLISLYIVRCNLHDVPYRAIKHLVHLRFLDLSYNPISMIRGRKLLDLSRLQEFHLTGGRLATIQANAFEGLVHFRLLNVSANHLRTLEERVFHSVGNLEVLRLDRNPLACDCRLLWILKRRQRLNFEAQLPICATSSEEGEKVFHDFSRALPHHFTCRKSTIENKTFQKVVVHEGEQANLTCSSDGDPPPSISWVSPQNITLDSTVKGRSTVLPDGTLKIQYALLEDSGTYRCVASNAAGNDSMIASLQVLVPLFNKSLVWKDFSLRNKTAISSLYFLHASIWLGILTIGAVPFLCSVLVCFTFIFLYSRGRGKVTHQVIHAETRPARGYKAIVGQRRPSPKKPQRTSPPKPR; translated from the coding sequence ATGTTCAGCGGGCCCTCTTCGTCGGCTCTGCCGTCCTCTTGGTTCCGTGTCTTTCTGGGGATGATGGCCTTCTTGGTGGGATCTGGACAGAGCTGCTCGTTCAGGTGCAAATGTTTGGTGGAGGAGAAAGTTGTCTTCTGCAACGGCCGGAATCTGACCACTGTGCCGGTGAAGATCCCTCCAGATTCAGAATTCTTGGACTTAAGCCAAAATAGCCTTCGTAGCCTGCATCAGGGCATGTTCTCCCGACTCCAAGCCCTCAAAGAGCTGGATCTCAGCTACAACGTCATCTCCAACATTGAACAAGGGGCCTTCAACGGCCTTCAGAAGATCATGACCCTCCGACTAGCAGGCAACAAGTTGAAGATGGTCCCGGACGGGGTCTTCACAGGGCTGCCCAACCTCTCCGTTCTTGACCTTAGGGACAATAAGATCCTCGTGTTCTTGGATCACACGTTCAAAGACCTCTTCGGTCTCGGAAACCTGGACATAAGAGACAATCCTCTGGTCTTGATTTCAGGTCAGGCTTTCCGAGGCCTCCATCACCTCCGGAGGTTCACTCTGCAGAAATGCAACTTCACCAGCCTGCCAACAGAGGCCCTCTCCCACCTTCACCATCTGGTGGAGCTTCATCTCAATGTTCTCGACCTCAGAGTCCTCCACAACTATTCCTTCCGGAAGCTCCATCAGTTAAAAGTTCTGGAGATCAACCAGTGGCCTTCCTTGAAAATTATGGAGCCTCACAGTCTTTCTGGCCTAAACCTCATCTCCTTGTACATCGTCAGATGCAATCTCCATGATGTTCCTTACAGGGCCATCAAGCACCTGGTCCATCTCCGTTTCCTGGACCTCTCTTACAATCCCATCTCAATGATCCGTGGAAGGAAGTTGCTGGATCTCTCCCGCCTCCAAGAGTTCCACCTTACGGGTGGCCGACTGGCCACCATCCAGGCCAACGCGTTTGAAGGCCTGGTCCACTTCCGTCTCCTCAACGTCTCAGCCAACCATCTCCGTACCCTCGAAGAGAGAGTCTTCCACTCGGTGGGGAACCTAGAAGTCCTTCGGCTGGACCGAAACCCCTTGGCCTGTGACTGTCGCCTCCTCTGGATCTTGAAGCGGCGACAGAGGTTGAACTTCGAGGCTCAGCTGCCCATCTGTGCCACCAGCtcagaagaaggagagaaggtctTCCATGACTTCTCCAGAGCCCTGCCACACCACTTCACCTGCCGGAAGTCGACGATTGAGAACAAGACCTTCCAGAAAGTGGTGGTTCACGAGGGAGAGCAGGCCAACTTGACTTGTAGCAGTGATGGGGACCCACCACCCAGTATTTCTTGGGTGAGCCCTCAAAATATCACCTTAGACTCAACCGTCAAAGGCCGGTCAACTGTCCTCCCTGATGGGACTCTTAAGATTCAATACGCCCTACTTGAAGACAGTGGGACGTACCGTTGTGTAGCGAGCAACGCGGCCGGCAATGACTCCATGATAGCTTCTCTCCAGGTTCTCGTCCCTCTGTTCAACAAGTCCCTTGTCTGGAAGGATTTCAGTCTGCGCAATAAAACGGCGATCTCCTCCCTCTACTTCCTCCACGCCAGCATCTGGCTGGGCATCTTGACCATCGGGGCTGTCCCCTTTCTCTGCTCCGTCCTGGTCTGCTTCACCTTCATCTTCCTCTACAGCAGAGGCCGGGGGAAGGTCACCCACCAGGTGATTCACGCCGAGACCCGTCCCGCCCGAGGTTACAAGGCCATCGTGGGCCAACGGAGACCTTCCCCCAAAAAGCCACAAAGAACCTCACCCCCAAAGCCAAGATAA
- the RORC gene encoding nuclear receptor ROR-gamma yields MTYSCTRQQNCLIDRTSRNRCQHCRLQKCLSLGMSRDAVKFGRMSKKQRDSLHAEVQKQLQQQQQHQGGESSTFSLGMANGQLKLDPSPDLREGSPALLTRQTRLSQSPDETAGLAYSNGLPKAQILLGEDQQDFFKKGYGPGVIKVEPRTSGYYAMERQASPDLLSPNVTRADHTAARETLDVYANPSFTGYLECPHPSLTEIEHLTQNVLKSYRETCQLRLEDLQLLRWETFTREEIGSYQKKTMEEMWERCTCRITEAIQYVVEFAKRMGGFMDLCQNDQIVLLKAGAMEVVLVRMCRAFNSENRTVFFEGKYAGPEVFKSLGCSELINSIFDFTHSLCSLHFSENEIALFTALVLINANRPWLQERSKVAYLQNNLEVAFRQMLQKNHREGILAKLPPKGKLRSLCSQHVEKLRSFRQTYPMFVHTVFPPLYKELFSSDSDPLIQGPTGV; encoded by the exons CTGTCAAATTTGGCCGGATGTCGAAGAAGCAACGAGACAGCCTCCACGCCGAAGTCCAGAAacagctgcagcagcagcaacaacatcaAGGCGGAGAGAGCTCCACCTTCTCCTTGGGCATGGCCAACGGTCAACTCAAGCTGGACCCTTCTCCAGATCTCCGAGAAGGCTCCCCTGCACTCCTCACCAGACAGACCCGCCTTAGCCAGTCTCCAGATGAGACGGCGGGCTTGGCCTACTCTAACGGACTCCCCAAGGCGCAGATACTCCTGGGTGAGGACCAGCAGGACTTCTTCAAGAAAGGGTATGGTCCTGGGGTCATCAAGGTAGAACCCAGGACCAGCGGCTATTACGCTATGGAGAGGCAGGCGTCACCAGACCTCCTGTCCCCGAATGTCACCAGAGCAGATCACACAGCAGCCAGAGAGACCCTTGACGTCTATGCCAACCCAAGCTTCACCGGCTACTTGGAGTGCCCGCATCCTTCGCTAACGGAGATTG AGCACTTAACCCAGAATGTCCTCAAGTCCTACCGGGAGACGTGTCAGCTTCGCTTGGAAGACCTCCAGCTGCTGAGGTGGGAAACCTTCACCCGAGAAGAAATTGGGAGCTACCAGAAGAAG ACTATGGAGGAAATGTGGGAACGTTGCACCTGCCGCATCACGGAAGCCATCCAGTATGTGGTGGAGTTCGCCAAGCGAATGGGGGGCTTCATGGACCTTTGCCAGAACGACCAGATCGTGCTTCTCAAAGCAG GTGCCATGGAGGTGGTTCTGGTGAGGATGTGCCGAGCCTTCAATTCTGAGAACCGGACAGTCTTCTTTGAGGGCAAATACGCTGGCCCAGAAGTCTTCAAATCTCTAG GTTGCAGCGAACTGATCAACTCCATCTTCGACTTCACACACAGCCTGTGTTCGCTCCACTTCTCCGAGAACGAAATTGCTCTTTTCACAGCCTTGGTGTTGATCAACGCAA ATCGCCCGTGGCTGCAAGAGAGAAGCAAAGTGGCCTATTTGCAAAACAACCTCGAAGTGGCCTTCAGACagatgttgcagaaaaatcaccGGGAAGGCATTTTGGCAAAG TTGCCGCCCAAAGGAAAGTTGCGAAGTCTCTGTTCCCAGCACGTGGAGAAGCTCCGGTCCTTCCGCCAGACCTACCCCATGTTCGTCCACACGGTTTTCCCACCGCTGTACAAAGAGCTCTTCAGTTCAGACTCCGACCCGCTGATCCAGGGGCCCACAGGGGTGtaa